Proteins from one Salvelinus sp. IW2-2015 linkage group LG32, ASM291031v2, whole genome shotgun sequence genomic window:
- the mcm6l gene encoding MCM6 minichromosome maintenance deficient 6, like → MEPGAETSTAGVSVKDDLSEKCQKLFLEFLEEFQDTNGELLYHPDAEELIRPERNTLTVNFTNIEHFNQQLATTIQEEYYRVYPFLCRAVRYFARDHGNMPVAKEFYVAFSDFPSRQKIRELSTARIGSLLRISGQVVRTHPVHPELVSGTFLCLECQSVMKDVEQQFKYTQPNICKNPVCANRRHFMLDPNKSRFVDFQKVRIQETQAELPRGSIPRSVEVILRAEAVEMAQAGDRCDFTGTLIVVPDVAALAVSGTRAETSSRVTGGRQGFDADGIQGLKALGVRDLSYRLAFLACYVAPTNPQFGGKDLRQEDQTAESVKNQMTVQEWEKVFEMSQDKNLYHNLCTSLFPTIHGNNEIKRGILLMLFGGVGKTTMEGTSLRGDINVCIVGDPSTAKSQFLKHVEDFAPRAVYTSGKASSAAGLTAAVVKDEESHEFVIEAGALMLADNGVCCIDEFDKMDLKDQVAIHEAMEQQTISITKAGVKATLNARTSILAAANPIDGRYNRSKSLKQNVNMSAPIMSRFDLFFILIDECNEVTDYAVARRIVDLHFRNMESVERVYATDEIQRYILFARQFKPKITAEAKEFVVDQYKRLRQRDTSGSTKSAWRITVRQLESMLRLSEGMARLYCSDEVHPKHVKEAFRLLNKSVIRVDSPDINFDQEQDNGEMNDQNDRMGTNGNHAEEAMDTEHGAGSPEKASTAKPALKMTFAEYRRVSNLIVLHMQKMEDIDEESSLKMSELINWYLKEMESEIESEAELVAKKNLIEKVLHRLIHYDHIIIELTKTGLKKVGDEGEEPVIEEDPFLVVNPNYILED, encoded by the exons ATGGAGCCTGGAGCCGAGACTAGCACTGCAGGAGTTTCAGTAAAAGATGACCTTTCagaaaaatgtcagaagttaTTTCTTGAGTTCTTGGAGGA GTTTCAGGACACAAACGGGGAGCTTTTGTATCATCCTGATGCTGAGGAGCTCATTCGACCAGAGAGAAACACACTGACTGTAAACTTCACCAACATTGAGCACTTCAATCAGCAACTAGCTACCACCATTCAGGAGGAGTATTACAG GGTATACCCATTCCTATGCAGAGCAGTGCGTTACTTTGCAAGAGATCATGGGAACATGCCAGTAGCCAAAGAGTTCTATGTGGCCTTCTCTGACTTTCCATCAAGACAAAA GATCCGAGAGCTCTCCACGGCCCGGATCGGGTCCCTACTGCGTATCAGTGGCCAGGTGGTGAGGACACACCCAGTGCACCCTGAGCTGGTCAGTGGTACCTTCCTGTGTCTGGAATGCCAGTCGGTTATGAAAGATGTTGAGCAGCAGTTTAAATACACCCAGCCCAACATTTGTAAGAACCCAGTCTGTGCCAATCGACGTCACTTCATGCTGGACCCCAACAAGTCCCGTTTTGTGGACTTTCAGAAG GTGCGTATCCAGGAGACCCAGGCGGAGTTGCCTCGTGGCTCCATCCCCCGCAGTGTGGAGGTGATCCTGAGGGCAGAGGCTGTGGAGATGGCTCAGGCAGGGGACCGCTGTGACTTTACCGGCACACTGATCGTCGTACCAGACGTCGCTGCCCTGGCTGTGTCAG GCACCAGGGCAGAGACCAGCAGCAGAGTGACTGGGGGGAGGCAGGGCTTTGATGCAGATGGGATCCAGGGACTGAAGGCTCTGGGTGTCAGGGATCTGTCCTACAGACTGGCCTTCCTAGCCTGCTACGTGGCCCCCACTAACCCTCAG TTTGGTGGTAAAGATCTCCGCCAGGAAGACCAGACTGCAGAGAGTGTGAAGAACCAGATGACTGTTCAGGAGTGGGAGAAAGTGTTTGAGATGAGTCAGGACAAGAACCTCTACCACAACCTCTGCACCAGCCTCTTCCCCACTATCCATG GGAATAATGAGATCAAGCGTGGAATCCTATTGATGCTCTTTGGCGGTGTTGGCAAGACGACCATGGAGGGCACATCTCTGAGGGGGGATATTAATGTTTGCATTGTTGGGGACCCCAGTACCGCCAAGAGCCAGTTCCTAAA ACACGTGGAGGACTTTGCGCCCAGGGCAGTCTACACCAGTGGGAAAGCCAGCAGCGCGGCCGGGTTGACGGCAGCTGTAGTGAAAGATGAGGAGTCCCATGAGTTTGTCATCGAGGCTGGGGCCCTCATGTTGGCGGATAAC GGAGTCTGTTGCATTGATGAGTTTGACAAGATGGACCTGAAAGACCAGGTAGCCATTCATGAGGCCATGGAACAGCAGACCATCTCCATCACTAAGGCTGGAGTGAAG GCCACTCTGAATGCTCGCACCTCCATCCTGGCAGCTGCTAACCCCATAGACGGGAGATACAACCGCTCTAAGTCTCTGAAACAGAACGTCAACATGTCAGCACCCATCATGTCCAGATTTGACCTMTTCTTCATTCTGATTGATGAGTGCAATGAG GTGACAGATTATGCCGTAGCCAGGCGTATCGTAGACCTGCACTTTAGAAACATGGAGTCTGTGGAGCGAGTCTACGCCACTGATGAGATTCAGAGATACATACTGTTTGCTCGTCAGTTTAAACCAAAG ATCACAGCAGAGGCAAAAGAGTTTGTGGTGGACCAGTACAAGCGTCTGCGTCAGCGGGACACCAGCGGCAGCACCAAGTCAGCCTGGCGCATCACCGTCAGGCAGCTAGAGAGCATGCTCCGACTATCTGAGGGCATGGCCAGGCTCTACTGCTCAGATGAG GTGCATCCCAAACACGTTAAGGAGGCCTTCCGGCTATTGAATAAGTCTGTCATCCGCGTCGACTCCCCAGATATCAACTTCGACCAGGAACAAGACAATGGTGAAATGAATG atcagaaTGACAGGATGGGCACTAATGGCAATCATGCAGAGGAGGCTATGGACACAGAGCATGGGGCAGGCAGCCCGGAGAAGGCCAGCACTGCCAAGCCTGCCCTCAAGATGACCTTTGCCGAGTACAGAAGGGTCTCCAACCTCATTGTTTTGCACATGCAGAAGATGGAAGATA TTGATGAAGAGTCCTCACTGAAGATGAGCGAGCTGATTAACTGGTACCTGAAAGAAATGGAGAGTGAGATAGAGTCAGAAGCTGAGCTGGTTGCCAAGAAGAATCTTATAGAGAAAGTGCTTCACAGACTAATCCATTAT GACCACATTATCATAGAGTTAACGAAGACTGGGCTGAAGAAAGTTGGTGATGAGGGAGAGGAACCTGTGATCGAAGAGGACCCATTCTTAGTGGTCAACCCCAATTACATCCTGGAAGATTAG